One segment of Babesia bigemina genome assembly Bbig001, chromosome : II DNA contains the following:
- a CDS encoding Ribosome-binding protein 1, whose protein sequence is MAAKGNIPEFRTLKECLQFLEWLKNDGGMQGQVASRLVRLLKSRYKDAKQSDIESALSRFVGHVSNFHKKLCTFPRSYYNGHNSATRVLKSLLACIPKFLAVMYFLRYQVDDKFSAVGGGKWANLYPGWFQWFKVRGGELDAYLHDTSNENKYGVIPGGFDTSEVKRGGEYAQGFLMSDDLKSICEKHGRGFNVFLDVFVTSVFGDHGSDIPNVANALRLVEDFCKIFEDTENENAFRMDLESRGKCIDWPDLKGHCATLKKSLGKIYKEGAFSFTGYGREYTYLNKNNIDRKMAKWLKKHLHDVRSKLSRIVSQPDVNKFATTSLFPYGFTFYDNDFKNKGNPYPSLRGDWDAAIRELMRHNDGLEKLKTILDGNECLNRKKDKKPESKLKPGTQSEPEPEPEPEPELESSSESEDDLDSESEDENSSEPTNEITRIEAAKPVVTKAEDAKAETRMLSATQGKKSEGAQNQGKKAEGAQNQGKKAEGAQNQGKKAEGGQNQNGQSEGTAPSKEVGKTSEAHTSTAKEDLGPPGSKGDQGSQGSSDPLSQADSTATNRAPSMSDSTADRHGGGGLGGDGTENRQGPQAEKTTSPVPQCSNGKISSSYLGGGNICFSMSDITDENIWDAQRQGMLENEYKALQEQQLQRQSRAHRLKHFPQLSRPDPSPYPQSTGLRYDNERQSIDFRRNVGQGEDGIQSDIYADGVAMDETYFDPQLTHNNADKIRLDGSEKLDHSGLKRQLDEEQRRQDAEDQWGKYYKRRDEVRAEMQKQGEVIKRYETEAENKYKSEARTQEIIERIRKQNDKKMEAAQNLDKKYEQTTQEIWKTQLQRNVEHIINSIDDPDAQNRLQQKRLRQQKISEHQTISAYPPTSTPSTLPSQPSRPDPGLTPQPTGGRNSNGRGYYELGEWRPRHEVSSATNMLPSDFIAFAIPDTSSKQLEEEKQKRAKSDKQRLKLKRRTEEMKFSDKQHDAWQKEVVKLGEANKKWKRQQKDVERLEQLYNYGKRQQEKRKAKETKMENLLGWAEEQNKMNEEAERKNQEAYEERQRQLQQLQSDYAPLLSGTPVADLRDFIPDGEAVPDESYREMQKEEERRAVEHKAYENSFHLQHAQGRDRLNTFLLENNERIEPNLASIDGVPQAVVESQTNDIRRIIDMDFAVHMSEGLDGGEIKDESQNTGEQEHQRNVQLAEYDKTVELQRDMQQQWEKYSQDQSIKTKRLQQEHIQEVQRTLDAIKHFKDVEYQKQRAAAESLSGQPIISKSISSLPKMPNYANKPTFSMATGAPIRNPNPHSISIPTAMFLAEPQPTRGLYIDVPDRPPPKFDDPEFFIEVAKHTLPDNHLDFDLDFDDDSTHIRNDTPPDLVDPSFPAISFNIPPPGPEQYLPPSENPKINTVEFKDTCAPAWITHKITPSSPYIPETELFPSQAPRTVRDMLQWLAGLQNRKHHDTLEKCIEKAFTAPHSDASQLALSVNHANIRPTDVFDILQLTAMFARSVLAAIAPNWKASVSLKTVKPKSSEEPDCCALLCQLRDYAYACHYQLQFLKAQCSRGKIHGGWQDCKYGSDITASKSPLQAFLTDNWDSDFETHPFDPCNPCLKSRVRMGFRKDDLPEESENGITLSSILTPSCGGEDPLLTLCSYLNCITRRTPRTTGELVSFFHNFGNELYGYASESLSSLGNSLSTPHDHCPDWDHLKNSDLQAVSGIRGSESLKSNSNHDNEHPRTLSTLVGCGSDSATCHPRCSPITYRAYALYSQSFAHTYLSWAVYLPDRLWESLQKLHYDLKKHVSIKCSSLHLCSTAPPLLYTHGFTPPEVGLQPPFTCQQIISKLEEIVNGKPIASLMTAMDAFLYGIREPFIFTLVSLCYAPLRYFVCVFLGLINTLHICGCNHFTNSSPTRCLLRPAGDAGVFTTLQMP, encoded by the coding sequence ATGGCGGCTAAAGGTAATATCCCTGAGTTCCGCACTCTTAAGGAGTGTCTTCAGTTTCTGGAGTGGTTGAAAAATGATGGGGGAATGCAAGGTCAGGTCGCCAGTCGACTGGTACGCCTCCTAAAAAGCCGATATAAAGATGCGAAACAGAGTGACATTGAATCCGCACTGTCGCGATTTGTCGGCCACGTGTCTAACTTTCACAAGAAGTTGTGCACATTTCCACgtagttattataatggtcATAACAGTGCTACGAGAGTTCTCAAATCTCTTCTTGCTTGCATCCCTAAATTCCTTGCCGTTATGTACTTTTTGCGGTATCAAGTAGACGATAAGTTCAGTGCAGTGGGAGGGGGTAAATGGGCAAACTTGTATCCTGGGTGGTTCCAATGGTTTAAAGTTAGAGGCGGGGAGCTGGATGCGTATCTTCATGATACATCAAACGAAAATAAATACGGTGTCATTCCTGGCGGTTTCGATACGTCAGAGGTGAAACGTGGTGGTGAATATGCCCAGGGGTTCCTTATGTCAGATGACCTTAAAAGTATTTGTGAAAAACACGGTCGTGGCTTCAACGTTTTCCTCGATGTTTTCGTCACTTCCGTGTTTGGcgatcacggcagcgatattCCCAACGTTGCTAACGCTCTTCGCCTGGTGGAAGATTTTTGTAAAATATTCGAAGACAcagaaaacgaaaatgcaTTTAGAATGGATTTGGAATCTAGGGGTAAATGTATAGATTGGCCAGATTTAAAAGGACATTGCGCTACGCTAAAAAAATCCCTTGGCAAAATTTACAAGGAAGGAGCCTTCTCATTCACAGGCTATGGGAGGGAATATACATATCTTAACAAAAACAACATCGATAGGAAGATGGCTAAGTGGCTAAAAAAACATTTACATGATGTGAGATCGAAATTGAGCAGAATAGTTTCCCAGCCGGACGTCAATAAGTTTGCCACTACATCTCTTTTCCCctacggattcacatttTATGACAACGATTTCAAAAACAAGGGGAATCCTTATCCGTCTTTGAGAGGTGATTGGGACGCTGCAATCCGTGAGCTTATGAGACATAATGATGGTTTGGAGAAGTTGAAAACAATTTTGGATGGAAATGAGTGTTTAAATAGAAAAAAGGATAAGAAGCCTGAGTCTAAGCTTAAGCCTGGGACTCAGTCTGAACCTGAACCTGAGCCTGAACCGGAGCCTGAGCTTGAGTCTTCATCCGAGTCTGAGGATGATCTTGATTCCGAATCTGAAGATGAGAATTCTTCTGAACCTACAAACGAGATTACTAGAATTGAGGCCGCGAAGCCTGTGGTCACCAAAGCCGAGGATGCTAAAGCTGAGACTCGGATGCTTTCTGCAACGCAGGGCAAGAAATCTGAGGGAgcgcagaaccagggcaagaaagcggagggagcacagaaccagggcaagaaagcggagggagcacagaaccagggcaagaaagcggagggagggCAAAATCAAAATGGTCAGAGTGAAGGAACAGCGCCAAGTAAGGAAGTCGGAAAAACATCTGAAGCTCATACTTCCACTGCTAAAGAAGATTTAGGCCCGCCGGGGAGTAAAGGTGATCAAGGTTCGCAAGGGTCTAGTGATCCACTGTCTCAGGCGGATTCTACCGCTACTAACAGGGCGCCTAGTATGTCGGACTCAACTGCTGATAGACACGGCGGTGGAGGTTTAGGAGGGGATGGGACGGAGAATCGACAAGGACCCCAGGCGGAGAAGACCACGTCTCCAGTTCCACAGTGTTCTAACGGTAAGATATCATCGTCGTATCTTGGTGGAGGTAATATATGTTTCTCTATGTCCGACATTACAGATGAAAACATTTGGGATGCCCAAAGGCAAGGAATGCTGGAAAACGAATATAAGGCTCTACAAGAGCAACAATTACAACGGCAATCTCGTGCTCATCGGTTGAAGCATTTTCCTCAGCTCAGTCGACCCGATCCAAGTCCTTACCCTCAGAGTACAGGTCTCCGTTATGATAATGAGCGTCAGTCCATTGACTTTCGAAGAAATGTCGGACAGGGGGAAGACGGTATTCAGAGTGATATATACGCAGATGGCGTAGCTATGGACGAAACATATTTCGATCCACAACTTACGCATAACAATGCCGACAAAATTCGTCTTGACGGTAGTGAGAAATTAGACCATTCAGGTCTCAAACGTCAACTGGACGAGGAGCAAAGACGTCAAGATGCGGAGGATCAATGGGGAAAATACTATAAACGTCGAGATGAAGTGCGGGCGGAAATGCAGAAGCAAGGTGAAGTTATTAAAAGGTACGAAACGGAGGCAGAAAACAAATATAAGTCGGAGGCAAGAACGCAAGAAATCATTGAACGTATCCGAAAACAGAATGATAAGAAAATGGAGGCAGCCCAGAACCTCGACAAAAAGTACGAACAAACAACACAAGAAATCTGGAAAACTCAACTGCAGAGAAACGTTGAACATATAATAAACAGTATAGACGATCCAGACGCCCAAAACAGATTACAACAAAAACGTTTGCGGCAGCAAAAGATATCAGAGCATCAAACCATTAGTGCATATCCCCCAACATCTACTCCCTCCACCCTTCCAAGTCAGCCCAGCCGTCCTGATCCCGGACTTACCCCTCAGCCTACCGGTGGCCGTAATAGTAATGGACGTGGTTACTATGAATTAGGAGAGTGGCGACCAAGACATGAGGTTAGTAGTGCTACAAATATGTTGCCTTCCGATTTCATTGCATTTGCCATCCCGGACACGTCTTCTAAGCAGCTAGAAGAGGAAAAACAAAAAAGGGCGAAATCCGATAAACAACGTTTAAAATTGAAAAGGCGAACGGAGGAAATGAAATTTTCAGATAAACAACACGACGCATGGCAAAAAGAGGTTGTCAAACTAGGAGAGGCCAACAAAAAATGGAAACGGCAACAGAAAGATGTCGAACGTTTAGAGCAGTTGTATAATTATGGAAAACGGCAGCAGGAGAAAAGGAAGGCAAAAGAGACAAAAATGGAAAACTTGTTAGGATGGGCGGAAGAACAAAACAAAATGAATGAAGAAGCGGAACGTAAGAACCAGGAGGCCTATGAGGAACGTCAACGTCAACTGCAGCAGTTACAGAGTGACTATGCACCGCTGCTTAGCGGCACTCCAGTTGCAGATTTGCGTGATTTCATCCCGGATGGCGAAGCTGTGCCGGATGAATCCTATAGAGAAATGCAGAAAGAAGAAGAGCGCAGGGCAGTAGAACACAAAGCCTATGAAAATTCATTTCATTTACAACATGCGCAGGGCCGTGATCGGCTTAATACATTTTTACTTGAAAATAATGAAAGGATCGAACCCAATTTGGCGTCAATTGATGGTGTTCCGCAAGCAGTTGTAGAATCGCAAACGAATGACATACGTAGGATTATTGATATGGATTTTGCAGTTCACATGTCGGAAGGtctggatggtggagagATTAAAGATGAATCTCAAAATACAGGAGAACAGGAACATCAGCGAAATGTACAATTAGCGGAGTACGACAAGACGGTCGAGTTACAACGGGATATGCAACAGCAGTGGGAGAAATACTCTCAAGATCAAAGTATAAAAACCAAACGATTACAGCAGGAGCACATACAAGAGGTACAAAGGACTCTTGATGCAATAAAGCATTTCAAAGATGTAGAATACCAAAAACAACGAGCGGCCGCCGAATCCTTAAGTGGTCAACCGATTATTTCCAAGAGTATTTCTAGTCTCCCTAAAATGCCAAATTATGCGAATAAACCCACATTTTCGATGGCCACTGGAGCACCCATTCGCAATCCAAATCCACATAGTATTTCTATTCCTACGGCtatgtttctcgctgagcCACAACCAACAAGGGGATTATATATCGACGTCCCAGACCGCCCTCCACCCAAATTCGATGACCCCGAGTTCTTCATCGAAGTCGCCAAACATACATTGCCAGACAACCACCTCGACTTCGATTTGGATTTTGACGATGACTCAACCCATATTAGAAATGACACACCGCCTGACCTCGTAGATCCATCATTTCCTGCAATCTCATTCAATATACCTCCTCCAGGCCCAGAGCAGTATCTACCTCCGAGCGAGAATCCCAAAATTAATACAGTCGAATTTAAAGACACCTGCGCTCCCGCCTGGATAACCCATAAAATCACCCCTAGCTCCCCCTACATCCCCGAGACGGAGCTGTTCCCATCGCAGGCACCGCGCACAGTCCGGGACATGCTTCAGTGGCTGGCGGGGCTTCAAAACAGAAAACATCATGACACTCTGGAGAAATGTATTGAGAAGGCATTTACTGCCCCGCATAGTGACGCTTCACAGCTTGCACTTTCCGTCAACCACGCCAACATCAGGCCCACAGATGTATTCGACATACTCCAACTTACTGCCATGTTTGCCCGTTCAGTCCTCGCCGCCATTGCACCCAACTGGAAAGCAAGTGTGTCATTGAAAACCGTGAAGCCTAAGTCATCCGAGGAGCCTGATTGCTGCgccctcctctgccagctgcgtgactacgcctacgcctgccactacCAGTTGCAAttcctgaaggcgcagtgtTCACGAGGAAAAATCCATGGTGGGTGGCAAGATTGTAAgtacggcagtgacatcactgcttccaagtcccccctccaggcgttcctgaccgACAACTGGGACTCCGACTTCGAgactcaccccttcgacccgtgcaacccctgcctcaagagccgcgtcaggatgggattcaggAAGGATGATTTACCTGAGGAATCGGAAAATGGCATCACCCTTtcctccatcctcactcccagctgcggcggtgaggaccCCTTGCTGACACTGTgctcctacctcaactgcatcaccaggcggacgccgcgcaccaccGGGGAGCTTGTGTCCTTCTTCCATAATTTCGGGAATGAGCTGTACGGGTATGCTTCAGAGTCCTTGTCTTCACTCGGCAATTCACtttccactccacatgaccactgccctgactggGACCATCTCAAGAACTCGgacctccaagctgtcagTGGCATCCGGGGCTCCGAGTCTCTCAAGTCCAACTCCAACCACGACAACGAGCATCCCCGTACCCTGTCCACTCTGGTTGGCTGCGGTAGTGACTCTGCCACTTGTCATCCACGTTGCTCGCCCATCACCTACCGGGCCTAcgccctgtactcccagagcttcgcccacacctacctcagctgggcggtgtacctgccggacaggctgtgggaGTCACTTCAAAAGCTGCACTATGATCTCAAGAAGCACGTTAGTATCAAGTGTTCATCCCTCCACCTGTGTTCCACTGCGCCgcccctcctctacactcacgggttcacgccaCCGGAGGTGGGATTACAGCCGCCATTCACATGTCAACAGATCATCTCTAAGCTGGAAGAAATCGTCAACGGCAAGcctatcgcatcactcatgacCGCCATGGACGCTTTCCTCTACGGCATCCGGGagccattcatcttcacTCTCGTGTCATTGTGTTACGCACCGCTACGCTACTTCGTATGCGTATTCCTCGGGCTCATCAATACGCTTCACATATGTGGTTGCAATCATTTCACAAATTCGTCGCCCACTCGCTGCCTGCTACGGCCTGCTGGCGACGCTGGAGTGTTCACGACGTTGCAGATGCCATGA
- a CDS encoding DNA REPLICATION LICENSING FACTOR MCM1 domain containing protein has product MSKITAPRESFPKQNTYRRDASGRQQSAVDAVVEQLYFPGLFLPPLGYREDTASKKGGRICDIVASPVSYYVNGFIQYIVSDDDLLSQYLDMLCVNKYEDPSLLKKLAPCTDYAVTTHHYDLQSSASFYNDGKDIKSSQFLSSGSPSRCDPNATTPRTSYLCGNPPGGTVNGSTPEVAAYRDSECAGNFATNDIIKTEPVYEATTDGRADQNSETCTPKRIPPPAGYSQGTNSRASVGGSADNSRYTISKHYRSVFIDVMKLIVDAPALGSDLMTAPDVLLRLLDLRILPLLYELLEKLIEEGCHPDPVAIVETFHEKYDIESLCKDSQSVSKYLDRTLNDLHCKNTLELPETKRISKNLQFTTRLRNIPPIASVWKNRVDHIREEDVGGLVTLVCTVTRVGIISVLDEEREYRCVRCHQSVLARAVPELHYFIVAPSKCPHYLETTKGAFRPRCFGDTFVQGVAVKRADLQEIRCQSISEDSRINSIGVAIPVVLRRDITGTCVPGDTIHLIGMVKRRWRTLRSGRKCVSQIFVDALNLDVINLHKPPPLNPITTIEDSIYSPFWAKYRKDEVAGRNILLKSICTTMAGVDNAKLGLLLTVIGGFPVHTTPFEEETHVNRWAKFSGDRSFGDTSPQRTSPGLSPTYDSKATRLNRTQCHILFLGHPGTGKSQFLRFAKSLVDRHVSVSGTHCTSAGLTCTVVRDCGHTMLAAGALVLADGGLCCVDEFSLIHPDDKACLHEAMEQQVISVAKVGIKCSLNCRCSVIAASNFKMQMIRRYVNRDDSQGGTHSSHPLLSVDVPIPLLSRFDLVMVFTENPLNDSELVDFLLDTCEAPIRDAKSRALRSLKGTASVPGDSSTCGDYDCEMVDDFDEEDISEEETDEADMATDGTQPRAGSQRNLRKDVKLEETDGERPFNWNANGAMKEYIEYIRAHLFPTLTVAARRVIHAYYVVSRQQALDSGSHGGPTIRTVESLLRLSQAHARLMFRDHVSIFDAVSAIWIGEFGLHGYKVGAYSGQEQLVEREGLFEDIGALLDLFGRQQGSSGSPNDFKMGNGIVSMEMYNFFEKILLERLGLTNVANEAEVKSEANYDSDYDTAW; this is encoded by the exons ATGAGCAAAATCACCGCGCCACGCGAATCTTTTCCGAAGCAGAATACATATCGACGTGATGCTTCCGGTCGGCAGCAATCCGCTGTTGATGCGGTGGTCGAGCAGCTATATTTTCCGGGGCTGTTCCTACCACCGCTTGGATACAGGGAAGACACAGCGTCGAAAAAGGGGGGGCGTATATGCGACATAGTGGCCTCTCCGGTTTCTTATTACGTGAATGGATTCATCCAATATATCGTGAGCGATGACGATTTGCTGTCGCAGTATCTCGATATGCTATGCGTCAATAAATATGAGGATCCTTCGTTGTTAAAAAAATTAGCACCTTGCACCGACTACGCAGTGACTACTCATCACTACGACTTACAGTCATCAGCAAGCTTTTATAACGATGGGAAGGATATTAAATCTTCCCAATTCTTGTCATCTGGGTCACCGTCTCGGTGTGACCCCAATGCCACCACTCCCCGCACTTCATATCTATGCGGGAATCCACCCGGTGGAACAGTAAATGGTTCTACCCCTGAGGTCGCAGCGTATCGGGACTCTGAATGTGCCGGTAATTTTGCGACCAATGACATCATCAAGACGGAACCCGTGTATGAAGCCACTACCGACGGTCGTGCAGATCAGAATTCTGAAACTTGTACGCCTAAAAGGATCCCCCCACCAGCTGGCTATTCGCAGGGTACAAACTCGCGTGCGTCGGTAGGTGGGTCTGCCGATAACTCGCGCTACACGATATCCAAGCACTATCGCAGCGTTTTCATCGATGTGATGAAGCTTATCGTTGATGCTCCTGCATTGGGTTCGGACCTGATGACTGCGCCTGACGTGCTATTGCGTTTGTTGGACTTGCGCATTCTGCCGCTGCTTTACGAATTGTTAGAGAAGCTGATTGAGGAGGGCTGCCACCCCGACCCAGTTGCCATTGTGGAAACCTTCCATGAAAAATACGATATCGAGTCCTTGTGCAAGGATTCACAATCCGTCTCGAAGTATTTAGATCGCACGTTGAATGACTTGCACTGCAAGAAcactctcgaattacccgAGACAAAACGTATTTCGAAGAATCTCCAGTTCACAACTCGGTTGCGTAACATCCCGCCAATCGCGTCCGTGTGGAAGAACAGGGTAGACCATATAAGGGAAGAGGATGTGGGAGGCCTGGTGACATTGGTATGTACTGTGACCAGGGTGGGCATCATTTCCGTCCTCGATGAGGAACGGGAGTACAGGTGCGTACGTTGCCACCAAAGCGTCTTGGCTCGAGCGGTTCCTGAGCTTCACTATTTCATTGTAGCTCCATCCAAATGCCCGCACTATTTGGAAACAACGAAAGGAGCGTTCCGGCCGAGGTGTTTCGGGGACACTTTTGTCCAGGGCGTTGCCGTAAAGCGAGCTGACCTGCAGGAGATACGATGCCAATCTATATCAGAGGATTCACGGATAAACTCCATTGGTGTCGCCATACCGGTGGTATTACGGCGCGATATCACTGGAACATGCGTGCCCGGCGACACCATCCACCTGATAGGCATGGTTAAACGTCGCTGGAGAACCCTCCGCAGCGGAAGGAA GTGTGTGTCCCAGATATTTGTGGATGCCCTCAACCTAGACGTGATCAATTTGCACAAGCCTCCGCCACTGAACCCTATTACAACGATTGAGGACAGCATATATTCACCATTCTGGGCGAAGTATCGTAAAGACGAAGTTGCGGGCAGGAACATCCTGCTCAAGTCGATTTGCACCACCATGGCGGGCGTGGATAACGCAAAGTTGGGCCTCTTGCTTACCGTGATAG GAGGGTTCCCCGTCCATACAACACCATTTGAAGAGGAAACGCATGTTAATCGCTGGGCCAAGTTTTCCGGAGACCGTTCCTTTGGGGATACATCTCCTCAAAGGACATCTCCGGGCCTTTCCCCCACCTACGATTCTAAAGCAACGCGGCTAAATCGCACGCAGTGTCACATCCTGTTCTTGGGTCACCCTGGTACCGGAAAGTCGCAGTTCTTGAGATTTGCGAAGAGCCTTGTGGACCGCCACGTTTCCGTCTCTGGCACGCACTGTACATCAGCCGGTCTCACTTGCACTGTGGTGCGCGACTGCGGCCATACCATGCTTGCCGCTGGTGCACTGGTGCTCGCTGATGGTGGACTGTGCTGCGTCGACGAGTTTTCGCTCATCCACCCTGACGACAAGGCGTGCCTGCACGAGGCCATGGAACAGCAGGTGATATCGGTGGCCAAAGTTGGCATAAAGTGTTCCCTCAACTGTCGGTGcagtgtcatcgctgcgtcAAACTTTAAAATGCAGATGATTCGGAGGTATGTGAACAGAGATGACTCACAGGGTGGGACGCATTCTAGTCATCCGCTGCTCTCCGTAGATGTACCCATTCCTTTGTTATCCAGGTTTGATTTGGTAATGGTGTTCACTGAAAATCCATTGAACGACTCTGAATTGGTTGACTTCTTGTTGGACACTTGTGAGGCCCCGATCCGCGATGCTAAGTCGAGGGCGCTTCGTAGTTTGAAGGGTACCGCGAGCGTCCCAGGCGACTCATCGACGTGCGGTGACTATGACTGTGAAATGGTCGACGATTTTGATGAGGAAGATATATCGGAAGAGGAGACCGATGAGGCCGACATGGCCACCGATGGAACACAGCCGCGAGCCGGGTCTCAGCGCAACCTTCGCAAAGACGTGAAGTTGGAAGAAACCGACGGAGAGCGGCCTTTCAATTGGAATGCGAACGGTGCGATGAAGGAATACATTGAGTACATTCGGGCCCACCTGTTCCCCACCCTGACGGTGGCCGCTAGAAGGGTCATCCACGCCTACTATGTGGTGTCGCGCCAGCAGGCTTTGGACAGCGGCTCGCACGGCGGTCCTACGATCCGTACTGTGGAGAGTCTGCTCCGTCTGTCGCAGGCGCACGCTCGGCTAATGTTCAGGGATCATGTGTCCATCTTCGACGCCGTATCCGCGATATGGATCGGCGAGTTTGGGTTGCATGGATACAAGGTGGGGGCTTACAGCGGCCAGGAGCAGCTTGTTGAACGCGAGGGCCTGTTTGAGGACATAGGCGCCCTGCTGGATCTGTTTGGTCGACAGCAGGGCTCGTCTGGTTCACCTAACGACTTCAAGATGGGTAACGGCATCGTGTCCATGGAAATGTATAACTTTTTCGAGAAGATTCTGCTAGAAAGGCTGGGATTGACCAACGTAGCCAATGAAGCCGAAGTTAAGTCAGAAGCCAATTACGACTCCGACTACGACACGGCTTGGTGA